The genomic stretch caccccaacaaccaccccaacaacgccAAACCTCCGAACAACCTTACCACGAAGAAtatcaaacaacaccaacaacgccctaccaaagtcaacccatccaacaacaatcatggggcttcacccaacaactccatgacgccgacccctccactaggctacccgtccaacaacaatcatggggcttcacccaacaacactacgacgccggcccctccacctccactaggcaacccgtccaacaacaatcatggggcttcacctAACAACACGGCGACGCCGGCCCCTCCAACTCCAATAGGCAACCCAGCCCCGACATGGGTCTAGATGACGAATACGACCCAAACGAGCAAATGATCACTCAATTGTCACAATACCAACAACATGGCTACTCCACACCCCAACTttcacaacaccaacaatatgggtACACCACACCCCAACAAACAATGCCATTTTTCCAAGGCCAATCAAGCGCTGGGTTTTACCGACCATATGACACAACTCCACCGCCAAGACCaatctttgagggcatggggacccgactatttgacagcagcatacaagaatacatgtccaacgagcgcatggaggggctaatccgaggcccacctacccagacacaacaagaacaaccaaggaaTAGGGGGGGTCGTGGAGAAGTGGGTCGTCGAGATCCTTCCAACCGAATTCTAACAGTTCCAGATTGCGGAACTGGCGGTCAGAGGGGTCATGGTCCGGGTCGGAGGGGTCATGGTCGGAGGGGTCATGGTCCGAGGGGTCATGAATAGCATAATAtccatgttttaaaaatattctcttttttttcgtatttgtaatgtttgtctCGTACTTTCCATATTTGTAATGTTGTTTTTGCATTTCTCGTATTTGTACTGTTTCTTCCTTAATTATATCATTAAACACTACgtgtctaattatttatttaattgttttttttaattatgttaaaacaaattttaaaaaaatcaaaaacaaattataattaatatatatatatagaaacaattaaaaaaaaaacaaaaaaatgcacattcaaaaaaatatatatatagaaacaattaaaaaaaaaaaacccaacacattggcgccaccctaggtggcttgtttgaagaaaatgaacattggcgccaccctgggtggcgcataggTTAAGGAAAATTGTTCGATGGCGCCACcagaggtggctcctatgtggagaccacctctgaaacctggtcatatACGTAATTTTGCCGAAAAtatggtttttggtgtaaattaattattaaacatggttatttggatttatatatatatatatatatatatatatatatatatatatatatatatatatatatatatatatatatatatatatatatatatatatatatatatatatatatatatatatatattttcaagcaATCTCATCAATTAGATAGGTGGCTTACAAATTTAGCATATTATTTTTAACACTGAGAAGTTAAAGTAGTTTTAACTTTTTAAAGGTGTTTTTGGATTTGGGTATATTCATTTTTATGAAATGGTTATTTGTCGTTTAGTTTCCACCATCAATAAAAATTGTTGTTTTATAGTGTTATTAGTCAAAATTGTTGATTAGTGCTGCAGGTcggtatattaatattaattaaataacattttctaGAATGACACATAAGTACTAGGAATTTTTCTTTTGCATCATTTATTAGAGAAATACACATAGTACAAAACCTCAACATCAACCTATAGAGATTTTCGTATTTAAACATCCAACCAAACTCCCAAAACCACACTCAAAGTCAAACCGACACTACTTCACAACCTCACACATGTAAATTAATCAACCATATCACAACACTTTAATCATCCATTATTCTTATAACAACACACAACTTAAAGTAGAAGATTATACGATTCATCAGTAATTAGGATTAGCCAAAACATAACCCTCAATAGCCTTGATAAGTCCAGTTCCTTTGATCTTAGTTTCATCACGAACTGCATCAGATAGAACTGCATCACCTTTGGTGTGATATTTCACAGTTATCTTAACGATGGATCCACCATCAGAACCAGCCACAATAACTGTCTCGAATGTTACTTTCTCCAAACTTTCATGTAGCCCTGGTCCTCCTACTAAGCTGTAGTTGTACCCAAAGTTTGCTTCATCAACTGCATCTAGTTTGTGTAGCACATAGTCGACTTTTCCATCTACAATACAACCATAATCGTTAATAACTTAAACACAATCATGTAAACGGACACGGACACAGACACACGGACACACTTTTTTCAAAGGTGACAGTACTacgaaatttataattaccttcAAGAACGGATATCTTCTTGATGGTTCCTGGTCCTCCATTTCCTTCGATAATTTCGACTCCTTGTGCTTCCTTGATCACCTTTGGGGCGATTTCGTCGGCATCTTTTGCAAGAGCTTTGTAGAGTTTAGCTGGTGCCACAGTTGAGACAaattcatcatcaaaagtaaaGACACCCATGATAAATTAGTATGTAAGAGGAAAAAGAGAGGAGTGGTATGTGTATATGAATAGAACTAGTTTATAAGTTGTGATGAGTTTTGAGACATGGTGAGGGTTGGTATTTATAGAACTTTGGTAGGCTAGTTGGTGAGTGGTAATTGTAAAGAGATATAGTAATATTATTGAACATAACTTTTATTTGGGTTGCGAAAACCAATATGAGTTTGTCTAGTACTCCATGCCTCAAAAGGTATGACAGATTTGAAAATTACTTCTCCTATATTAtcctaaattattaattattatttttcattatattttttttaaatttaataaattattaattattttatttcaacaatttttcttcaaaataaatattactaatattattgACACACCAATaactaatattatattaaataaaaaaaatgaaaactaaatataaattaaactttTCAGTCAATGTTACAATTAtagagcaattcttgcatggacaccaACCTAAATCCATATATTTAGGAACAATCAATAAGAagagagaatttaaatttatttaaaatttaatttcgtttttaattgtcaATATGGAAGATGGTTGTGATAATAGAAGAGAgagataattttagttttattatttaattaataaaaaaatgtgattggttgtgtgtaaatccaGATGTTATAGCCGTGTCCATCTAAGTATTTTCcaaaataatttagtttttaaaattctaccaaacaaaataatttggtTTTTTAAAGCGTGACACTCCCTCTCGCATTAATTACAAGTAGAAGTTTTACACAATGTTAGAATCATAGTACAAGAAAACCACCAAAAACAGTTAGTGTGTAAAAATTTAAATCTTGTTTGAAATAATAGCATAACCAACTAACATGGAAGAGTTTGGTTGGAACCAAGTTTCAAAACACGAAAATTCAAACTCTTGAAAAGAGAATTGAGAAGGTGGAATTGATAGGTGTATTTGGTTGAATTAATTTGGAAGTTGATAATGTTGTCAAGGAGTTGAATGACTTAGACACCCTAGCTGCGAATGGAATCGAATATTTAGTCAGATAGGTGCGTATTAGCAACGTCTAAGGTATGTCAAAAATTATAGTAAAGAAATTCTACTGATGTAAACATCGAGAAGTAGTGGAGAGGGGGGTTTTGAATTCGAGGTTTTATCATTCAGAGATGAAATCTAGAAAGAGAAGTAATAACATAATGGCACTGAACACAACTGAATCCTGATAATAGGTATGATAGATCAAGTTCAAGAAATCAAGTTGGAGGTTAAAACTCACATTAGTACTCTTGGAATAAAATTGGCTTGTACTATATTATTAAGATTTCGATGATAACAAGGTATttaaaactcaaatatatgttcaagtgtgcaggactataaattaaaatatgtgTTATAAATTAGGCTTTGGTATTAAAATTGAACATAAAAGAGAAACTTGAAGATCCTAAATCTGAATGATCAGAACTTGAGCATCGGACTTTGaagactctgactctgaaggaGGTCAACTTCTGAAGTCTAGACTCTAAAAAAGTCAACCTGTGATAATCTAGACTCTGAAGCTGGTCAATAAAAAATCAAGAGGACTCTGAAAGATTACTATAAGACTCAGAGGTCATTTCTCCTTCTGATCACGTGCACAATCAAACAAAAATCTGCACAGATAGCAGGGATGAAACAGATAATTCCTTTTGAAGCAAAcaaatttcaaatatattttactAGACATTAACCATATCAAGCAATATTTCAAGGTCTCTGATAAAAGCTTCTCCAAGACTCACTTGTGCAAGAAGTCTTCTTCAACGATTCTTTTCCGTCTCTCTATATAAGGAGCCAAAGACATGAAAAAAGTACAACGAATTATTGACAAATAAAGAGTTGTTACTCTATGAAATAAAAAACACaagtttaaattaaaatttattaacacTTGTTTATCCTAGAAATTTTTAAGTCTTAAGATTCTTTCggtgttatattttatttacaccTCTAATTGTATATCAAGTGTAATACTCTAACAATCTTTCATTTGTAAGTTTGGGAGAATAAGATTTGATTCTGCAATatatctctgagttttgatgataacaatggagTATTTGTGAAagaactattttattttttatgtttgtttctgTGCAGAACTAAGTCTATTGAAGTTATcagatcaaacaaacaccttcAAAATGTGCGCTGAAGATCCTATGTGAGTTACTATGTGTAACAAAAAGTCGCAATCTCATTAGAGAAGCGAGTATGGTTCTGCATATGATCACAATCGAAAAGATCCAAAGATATCTGATATTATTGTTGCAATGATATCTGGATTTTGTTATGAgaagtgattctgaatctgatGGAAAGGCGTGGCCAAAACATTAGAAGCTACCAAGTTATGTTTCTGCGCTACACAATTTTTGATGAATAGTAGCAAAGCTTCATAAGCATCTGAAGTAATTAATCTGACATGAAGTTTTAAGAAAccattctgaagaccaagtgctgaagactctaaagacgtGGTTCTAAAGACTCaaaagacttgaagctctgaagactCAAGTTTCTGAAGACAAATAATTCtaaagaccaagtgttgaagacgaagttctgaagactctaaagacttgaAGTTTTGAAGAATAAGATTTCAAAGAAAAGTGCTGAAGTCTCGAAGACAAGGTTCTGAgcgaacaagttctgaagattgAAGACTTAATCATGTGAAGACTCAAGTATAACAACTCTACTCATGCTTCAACCATCAACCATCAGAAGCCTCTGAAGTTGAGAAGTCAAATGTTACAGTTAGCAATGATAAGTACACAGTACATAAAAGTTTTATTCCACTACCTCTCCATCAGCTTGACTTGTGAAAAAGATAGTCGTTGTAGTACTACTAAAAAATAATTGTGTAACAACTCTTTTTATAGTCATTTATTCCTCAATGGTTATTCTTCAACGGTTATATTCTCTTTGGctaaaaaagaagaagatcatATACTTTGTAGTTGTTGGTTCCATCATtattagaatataaccaaaccatcaaCCAACATAACAACAACAGATAATAAAATAACTATTTAAGTATGTTGTTAATAATGAAGATGATCATGGAAGTTTTAATTACAAATCCACAACATGAATGTTGTGCTCTGAAGTGATCATTGAAGCATATATAACAAGGGTTATTGTCCAAAATGTTCTAAGAGGAAT from Vicia villosa cultivar HV-30 ecotype Madison, WI linkage group LG4, Vvil1.0, whole genome shotgun sequence encodes the following:
- the LOC131599697 gene encoding ABA-responsive protein ABR17-like; amino-acid sequence: MGVFTFDDEFVSTVAPAKLYKALAKDADEIAPKVIKEAQGVEIIEGNGGPGTIKKISVLEDGKVDYVLHKLDAVDEANFGYNYSLVGGPGLHESLEKVTFETVIVAGSDGGSIVKITVKYHTKGDAVLSDAVRDETKIKGTGLIKAIEGYVLANPNY